Proteins found in one Streptomyces sp. CB09001 genomic segment:
- a CDS encoding GNAT family N-acetyltransferase: MSLTFTFDPAVTPDLRDGVLDLWTDVSNAGGSVGFVPPVTREDVRPELLKHLAGMTEGRTRLLVGHDEEGRVAATAFLALNTHRLMRHWLWLYTVMVHPRHQGRGYGRDLMAAAADAARTCDGIEAIRLTCRGGLGLERFYESCGYKEVGRVPGAIRVAPGDDRDDVFMLLPLG, translated from the coding sequence CGTCCTCGACCTGTGGACCGACGTCTCCAACGCCGGCGGCTCCGTGGGCTTCGTGCCGCCGGTGACGCGCGAGGACGTCCGCCCCGAGCTGCTCAAGCACCTGGCTGGCATGACCGAAGGGCGTACCCGCCTCCTCGTCGGACACGACGAGGAGGGCCGGGTGGCCGCCACCGCGTTCCTCGCCCTCAACACGCACCGGCTGATGCGGCACTGGCTCTGGCTCTACACGGTCATGGTCCACCCGCGCCACCAGGGCCGGGGCTACGGCCGGGACCTGATGGCCGCCGCCGCGGACGCCGCCCGCACCTGCGACGGCATCGAGGCGATACGCCTCACCTGCCGCGGCGGGCTCGGCCTGGAGCGGTTCTACGAGTCCTGCGGCTACAAGGAGGTCGGCCGCGTCCCCGGCGCGATCCGGGTCGCCCCCGGCGACGACCGGGACGACGTCTTCATGCTGCTGCCCCTGGGCTGA
- a CDS encoding dicarboxylate/amino acid:cation symporter, with the protein MSVSSPSSFTKYLKVPFWAQILAGLVLGVLLGWLARSQDISWLVTTLEKVGDTFIGLLKLAVAPLVFFAILVSITNLRKVNNAARLASRTLLWFMITSLIAVAIGLVIGLVTNPGAGTGLTAADGAKPEHTGSWIDFLTGIVPTDVITPFTELNVLQIVFMAAVAGIAALQLGEKAQPILNLSESVLELLQKALWWVIRLAPLGTVGLIGKAIATYGWDLIGKYATFTADIYVGCAIVMFVVYPTLLATVAKASPLQFFKGAWPAIQLAFVSRSSVGTMPLTQKVTERLGVPKEYASFAVPFGATTKMDGCAAIYPAIAAIFVAQIFDIQLGVGDYLLIAFVSVVGSAATAGLTGATVMLTLTLSTLGLPMEGVGLLLAIDPILDMMRTATNVAGQALVPVIVSAREGLLDRKAYDAAHASPIDEPEREKQASEPVPVAA; encoded by the coding sequence ATGTCCGTGTCTTCACCCTCTTCTTTCACGAAGTACCTCAAGGTGCCCTTCTGGGCCCAGATACTCGCCGGTCTCGTCCTCGGCGTCCTGCTGGGCTGGCTGGCCCGCAGCCAGGACATATCGTGGCTGGTCACCACCCTGGAGAAGGTCGGTGACACCTTCATCGGCCTGCTGAAGCTGGCCGTCGCACCGCTGGTCTTCTTCGCGATCCTCGTCTCGATCACCAACCTGCGGAAGGTCAACAACGCGGCCCGCCTGGCGTCCCGCACCCTCCTCTGGTTCATGATCACGTCGCTGATCGCGGTGGCCATCGGCCTCGTCATCGGCCTGGTCACCAACCCCGGCGCCGGCACCGGCCTCACCGCGGCCGACGGCGCCAAGCCCGAACACACCGGTTCCTGGATCGACTTCCTGACCGGCATCGTCCCCACCGACGTCATCACGCCGTTCACCGAGCTGAACGTCCTGCAGATCGTCTTCATGGCCGCCGTCGCCGGCATCGCCGCCCTCCAGCTCGGCGAGAAGGCCCAGCCGATCCTCAACCTGAGCGAGTCCGTCCTCGAACTCCTCCAGAAGGCCCTGTGGTGGGTCATCCGCCTCGCCCCGCTCGGCACCGTCGGCCTCATCGGCAAGGCCATCGCCACCTACGGCTGGGACCTCATCGGCAAGTACGCCACCTTCACCGCCGACATCTACGTCGGCTGCGCCATCGTGATGTTCGTGGTCTACCCGACGCTGCTCGCCACCGTCGCCAAGGCCAGCCCGCTCCAGTTCTTCAAGGGCGCCTGGCCCGCGATCCAGCTGGCCTTCGTCTCCCGCTCCTCGGTCGGCACCATGCCGCTGACCCAGAAGGTCACCGAGCGCCTCGGCGTCCCCAAGGAGTACGCGTCCTTCGCCGTGCCGTTCGGCGCGACGACCAAGATGGACGGCTGCGCCGCGATCTACCCGGCGATCGCCGCGATCTTCGTCGCGCAGATCTTCGACATCCAGCTGGGCGTCGGCGACTACCTGCTGATCGCCTTCGTCTCGGTGGTCGGCTCCGCCGCCACGGCCGGCCTCACCGGCGCCACGGTCATGCTCACCCTGACCCTCTCCACGCTGGGCCTGCCCATGGAGGGCGTCGGCCTCCTCCTCGCCATCGACCCGATCCTGGACATGATGCGCACGGCCACGAACGTCGCGGGCCAAGCTCTCGTGCCGGTGATCGTCTCGGCCCGGGAGGGGCTGCTCGACCGCAAGGCCTACGACGCGGCGCACGCCTCGCCGATCGACGAGCCGGAGCGGGAGAAGCAGGCGTCGGAGCCGGTTCCGGTCGCCGCCTGA
- a CDS encoding MaoC/PaaZ C-terminal domain-containing protein — translation MTTAAPTTSTLTGTPALAPLLARGALLSPLKRPRPDADFPRTRLVLPGLRVDLARLAAYERTCGFATGADALPVTYPHVLGFPMAMRLMSGRGFPLPLLGLVHTSVGIIRRAAMPATAEYELTVYVEGLAAHRRGTEATVVTEVRAGADPVWESRSTYLARHRTTARLPAGETPSADRDPLPVRAEWQLAGDVGRRYGAASGDRNPIHLHPLTARLFGFPRAIAHGMWTVARCLAEHGTPDAAVVRAEFRAPVLLPGAVAYGAGDGRFELRGGDGGRRLHLSGEVGPYPAA, via the coding sequence ATGACCACCGCGGCCCCGACCACCAGCACCCTGACCGGCACCCCCGCCCTCGCCCCGCTCCTCGCGCGCGGCGCGCTCCTGTCGCCCCTCAAGCGTCCCCGCCCGGACGCGGACTTCCCCCGCACCCGGCTGGTCCTGCCCGGCCTGCGCGTCGACCTCGCGCGGCTCGCGGCGTACGAGCGGACGTGCGGGTTCGCGACCGGCGCGGACGCGCTCCCCGTGACCTATCCGCACGTGCTGGGCTTCCCGATGGCCATGCGCCTGATGAGCGGCCGCGGCTTCCCGCTGCCGCTGCTCGGCCTCGTCCACACGTCCGTCGGCATCATCCGCCGGGCCGCCATGCCCGCGACCGCCGAGTACGAACTCACCGTGTACGTCGAAGGGCTGGCCGCGCACCGGCGCGGCACCGAGGCGACGGTGGTCACGGAGGTCCGCGCCGGGGCGGACCCGGTCTGGGAGTCCCGCAGCACCTACCTGGCCCGGCACCGAACCACCGCCCGGCTCCCCGCCGGGGAGACCCCCTCGGCCGACCGCGACCCGCTCCCCGTGCGCGCCGAGTGGCAACTCGCCGGTGACGTCGGACGCCGCTACGGTGCCGCCTCCGGTGACCGCAACCCGATCCACCTGCACCCGCTCACCGCCCGCCTGTTCGGCTTCCCGCGGGCCATCGCGCACGGCATGTGGACCGTGGCCCGCTGCCTCGCCGAGCACGGGACACCGGACGCGGCCGTGGTGCGGGCGGAGTTCCGGGCGCCCGTGCTGCTGCCGGGGGCGGTGGCGTACGGGGCCGGGGACGGCCGGTTCGAACTGCGCGGCGGCGACGGAGGACGGCGGCTGCACCTGTCCGGCGAGGTCGGCCCCTACCCGGCGGCCTGA
- a CDS encoding DUF4229 domain-containing protein → MLRYTLMRLGIFAGCLVAVWGLVYAGVFPRGLGDSNGMWILLLSLLISAPISYVALRKERDRASVQVVGRVDRMKANLEASRGQEDGADDTARAQGQTS, encoded by the coding sequence ATGCTCCGCTACACGCTGATGCGCCTCGGGATCTTCGCAGGCTGCCTCGTGGCCGTCTGGGGGCTCGTCTACGCCGGAGTGTTCCCGCGCGGCCTCGGCGACTCCAACGGCATGTGGATCCTCCTGCTCTCCCTGCTCATCTCCGCCCCCATCAGCTACGTCGCGCTGCGCAAGGAGCGGGACCGCGCCTCGGTCCAGGTCGTGGGCCGGGTGGACCGCATGAAGGCCAACCTGGAGGCCAGCCGCGGCCAGGAGGACGGCGCCGACGACACGGCGCGGGCCCAGGGCCAGACCTCGTAG
- a CDS encoding putative leader peptide, which translates to MKQAAAPTTPQRLALVARLHVDLCRCASANCRP; encoded by the coding sequence ATGAAGCAAGCAGCCGCGCCCACCACACCACAGCGCCTCGCGCTCGTGGCGCGCCTGCACGTGGACCTCTGCCGGTGCGCGTCCGCGAACTGTCGCCCCTGA
- a CDS encoding TetR/AcrR family transcriptional regulator has product MGAGKTKRMPRAVREQQMLDAAVSVFGRRGYMAASMDEIAELAGVSKPLVYLYLNSKDDLFSACIDREARALTEAVRAGVRPGLSADGQLWSGLRAFFTHAARHPDAWRVLHLHARTHGERFAAEVAVMREEIVAFVTQLIAAAARDAHRDPHLAEGEVAGLAEALVGAAESLADWAGATEGVTAKQAAATLMNFAWAGLGDLMAGRPWSAPEEPGPEETGPGEPETGEPGPGEPEPEEPESGEPRPEEPGTVAEPAPVAQAAG; this is encoded by the coding sequence ATGGGTGCAGGGAAGACCAAGCGGATGCCGCGTGCGGTCCGTGAGCAGCAGATGCTGGACGCCGCCGTGAGCGTCTTCGGCCGGCGCGGGTACATGGCGGCGTCGATGGACGAGATCGCCGAACTGGCGGGCGTGTCCAAGCCGCTGGTGTACCTGTACCTGAACTCGAAGGACGACCTCTTCAGCGCCTGCATCGACCGCGAGGCCCGCGCCCTCACCGAGGCGGTGCGGGCCGGCGTGCGTCCGGGGCTGTCCGCCGACGGACAACTCTGGTCGGGGCTGCGGGCGTTCTTCACGCACGCCGCGCGGCACCCGGACGCCTGGCGGGTGCTGCACCTGCACGCCCGTACGCACGGGGAGCGGTTCGCCGCCGAGGTGGCGGTGATGCGCGAGGAGATCGTCGCCTTCGTGACGCAGCTGATCGCCGCCGCCGCGCGCGACGCGCACCGGGACCCGCACCTGGCCGAGGGCGAGGTCGCCGGGCTGGCCGAGGCACTGGTCGGGGCCGCGGAGTCGCTCGCCGACTGGGCGGGCGCCACCGAGGGCGTCACCGCGAAGCAGGCGGCGGCGACCCTGATGAACTTCGCCTGGGCCGGCCTGGGCGACCTGATGGCGGGGCGGCCGTGGTCCGCGCCGGAGGAGCCCGGACCGGAGGAGACCGGACCGGGGGAGCCCGAGACGGGGGAGCCCGGACCGGGGGAGCCCGAGCCGGAGGAGCCCGAGTCGGGGGAGCCCAGACCGGAGGAGCCCGGAACGGTGGCGGAGCCCGCGCCGGTGGCTCAGGCCGCCGGGTAG
- a CDS encoding 3-oxoacyl-ACP reductase produces MADRYLSFTGTAPGRFLTRRLGLPQPTALRRDAFDGGLLHLTAGKTGLDLAPVLARTGLPRDEDGRPAAVVLDATGVRDTDALAEVHAALHPVVRSVAASGRVVVLGAPLDPADHHQAAVQQALEGFTRSLGKEIGRGRTVNLVRLTDAAAAESTLRFLLSPASAYVGGQVIEVGTASGGAGPDDWTLPLAGRTALVTGAARGIGAAVAETLAGQGAQVVVLDVPQAEEAARRAAERLGGTALALDITAADAGERIAAALPGGLDVLVHNAGITRDRRLVNMPADRWSSVLDVNLASVLRTTDALLAAGAVNRGGRIVATASIAGLAGNAGQTNYGASKAGIVGLVRSLAPRALADHGVTVNAVAPGFIETRMTAAVPLLIREAGRRMNSLAQGGLPVDVAETTAWLAHPASGAVNGQVVRVCGQSLLGA; encoded by the coding sequence ATGGCCGACCGCTATCTCAGCTTCACCGGCACCGCACCCGGCCGCTTCCTCACCCGCCGGCTCGGGCTGCCGCAGCCCACGGCCCTGCGGCGGGACGCGTTCGACGGCGGCCTGCTGCACCTCACCGCCGGAAAGACCGGCCTCGACCTCGCGCCCGTCCTGGCCCGCACCGGCCTGCCCCGGGACGAGGACGGCCGCCCCGCCGCCGTCGTCCTCGACGCCACCGGCGTACGGGACACCGACGCGCTCGCCGAGGTGCACGCCGCGCTGCACCCCGTCGTACGGTCCGTCGCCGCGAGCGGCCGCGTGGTGGTGCTCGGCGCCCCGCTCGACCCGGCCGACCACCACCAGGCCGCCGTGCAGCAGGCGTTGGAGGGATTCACGCGCTCGCTCGGCAAGGAGATCGGGCGGGGCAGGACGGTCAACCTCGTACGGCTCACCGACGCGGCGGCCGCCGAGTCCACCCTCCGCTTCCTCCTCTCCCCCGCCTCCGCCTACGTCGGCGGCCAGGTGATCGAGGTCGGGACGGCGAGTGGGGGCGCAGGCCCGGACGACTGGACCCTCCCCCTCGCCGGACGCACCGCCCTGGTCACCGGTGCCGCGCGGGGCATCGGCGCGGCGGTCGCCGAGACGCTGGCCGGGCAGGGCGCCCAGGTCGTCGTCCTCGACGTGCCGCAGGCCGAGGAGGCGGCACGCCGGGCCGCCGAACGCCTCGGGGGCACCGCCCTCGCGCTGGACATCACCGCGGCGGACGCGGGCGAGCGCATCGCCGCCGCGCTGCCCGGCGGACTCGACGTCCTCGTCCACAACGCGGGCATCACCCGCGACCGGCGCCTGGTCAACATGCCCGCCGACCGCTGGAGTTCGGTCCTCGACGTCAACCTCGCGAGCGTCCTGCGCACCACGGACGCGCTGCTCGCGGCGGGCGCCGTCAACCGGGGCGGCAGGATCGTGGCGACCGCCTCCATCGCCGGGCTCGCGGGCAACGCGGGCCAGACCAACTACGGCGCGAGCAAAGCGGGGATCGTCGGGCTGGTCCGCTCCCTGGCGCCCCGCGCCCTCGCCGATCACGGGGTGACGGTGAACGCGGTGGCGCCGGGGTTCATCGAGACGAGGATGACGGCGGCGGTCCCGCTCCTCATCCGCGAGGCCGGCCGCCGCATGAACTCCCTCGCCCAGGGCGGACTGCCCGTCGACGTCGCCGAGACGACCGCCTGGCTCGCCCACCCGGCCTCCGGCGCGGTCAACGGCCAGGTCGTACGGGTCTGCGGCCAGAGCCTGCTGGGGGCGTGA